The following coding sequences are from one Gemmatimonadota bacterium window:
- a CDS encoding cytochrome c3 family protein has protein sequence MPQIFSPAANTWLKASIVGGALLLATTLGVILYLGSTSYVTRQHQVRPQPVPFSHRHHVNQLGIDCRYCHASVETSAFAGLPPTKTCMSCHSQVWTDAPMLEPVRTSYATGVSLEWTRVHDLPDYVYFNHSIHVNKGIGCESCHGAVNEMALMWQEESLQMMWCLECHRDPESFIRERADVYKFESQPDYAPPADQMALGAQLIRGYRVNKDQLEDCSICHR, from the coding sequence ATGCCACAGATTTTCTCCCCCGCCGCGAACACCTGGCTCAAGGCGAGTATCGTCGGCGGGGCGCTGCTTCTGGCAACCACATTAGGCGTTATTCTCTACCTCGGTTCGACTTCCTACGTTACCCGGCAGCATCAGGTAAGACCCCAGCCCGTTCCTTTCAGTCACAGGCATCACGTCAATCAACTCGGTATCGATTGCCGGTACTGCCACGCATCGGTGGAAACGAGCGCCTTCGCCGGCCTGCCGCCGACCAAGACATGCATGAGCTGCCACTCGCAGGTGTGGACGGACGCGCCGATGCTCGAGCCGGTGCGGACCAGTTACGCGACCGGGGTGTCGCTTGAATGGACCCGGGTGCACGATCTGCCGGACTACGTGTATTTCAATCATAGTATTCATGTAAACAAGGGTATCGGCTGCGAGTCCTGTCACGGCGCCGTCAACGAGATGGCCCTGATGTGGCAAGAGGAATCGCTGCAGATGATGTGGTGCCTGGAGTGCCACCGGGACCCCGAATCTTTCATTCGGGAACGGGCGGACGTATACAAGTTCGAATCACAGCCCGATTACGCGCCGCCGGCCGATCAGATGGCCCTGGGCGCGCAACTGATCCGGGGCTACCGGGTCAACAAGGATCAACTGGAAGACTGTTCCATCTGTCATCGGTAG
- a CDS encoding ferredoxin:thioredoxin reductase, producing the protein MNEQQPSEKSMQRMEKYCEKYWEKTGTSPHPNAEVTDSVVKGLAAHVDELGRPLCPCNFYPDKKAELERSREWVCACDEMKIWKYCHCLLFVTPEGLPITEYLPEDHEGRQMYGLVTDPTPDKGREARHRAPA; encoded by the coding sequence ATGAACGAACAGCAGCCTTCAGAAAAAAGCATGCAGCGCATGGAAAAGTACTGCGAGAAGTACTGGGAGAAGACGGGCACCTCGCCCCATCCGAACGCCGAAGTGACGGACTCGGTAGTCAAGGGCCTCGCCGCCCACGTGGACGAACTGGGCCGGCCTCTGTGTCCGTGCAATTTCTATCCGGACAAAAAGGCCGAATTGGAAAGAAGCCGCGAATGGGTCTGCGCCTGCGACGAGATGAAGATCTGGAAGTACTGCCACTGCCTCCTGTTCGTGACGCCCGAGGGACTGCCGATCACCGAATATCTCCCGGAAGACCACGAGGGCCGGCAGATGTACGGCCTGGTCACGGACCCAACGCCCGACAAGGGGCGTGAGGCGCGGCACCGCGCGCCGGCGTGA
- a CDS encoding phosphoglycerate dehydrogenase: protein MPDHLRIVIPGDDPPQMQGSPHLERLEAHGEVVLYTDRPETAEDKIKRARGAAVMINSRGLVKWPGDVLRALPELRMIATCSIGVDSFDLVAARECGIVISNQPGRTAPVVAEHAFGLMFALAKRAAYFTASMKAGQWPRLDAYYLRGKTLGVIGTGPIGSEMAKLAGSVGMDVIAWTYNPSDVRASEIGVSYVELDELLRRSDVVSLHVMLTDDSRHMINRESLASMKPGALLINCGRGGLVDTDALVETLRSGRLGGAALDVFEEEPLPAGSPLLEMEHVVLTPHCADMTPEGVELLNEGAVNNVIAFLEGRPQNVVKM, encoded by the coding sequence ATGCCAGACCACTTACGTATCGTCATTCCCGGGGACGATCCGCCGCAGATGCAGGGATCGCCCCACCTGGAACGGCTTGAAGCCCACGGTGAAGTCGTCCTGTACACCGACCGCCCCGAAACCGCGGAAGATAAAATCAAACGGGCGAGGGGCGCGGCGGTGATGATCAATTCGCGGGGACTCGTGAAGTGGCCCGGGGACGTCCTGCGGGCGCTGCCCGAGCTTCGCATGATCGCGACTTGTTCGATCGGCGTCGACAGTTTCGATCTCGTGGCGGCACGGGAATGCGGGATCGTCATCTCCAACCAGCCCGGACGGACGGCGCCTGTCGTGGCCGAACACGCCTTCGGCCTGATGTTCGCCCTCGCGAAAAGGGCCGCGTACTTTACGGCTTCCATGAAAGCCGGGCAGTGGCCCCGGTTGGACGCTTATTACCTCCGGGGCAAGACGCTCGGGGTCATTGGTACCGGTCCCATCGGGTCAGAGATGGCGAAGCTGGCGGGAAGCGTGGGCATGGACGTGATCGCATGGACGTACAACCCGTCGGATGTGAGGGCTAGTGAGATCGGGGTTTCCTACGTGGAACTCGACGAACTGCTCCGGAGGTCGGACGTGGTGTCGCTGCACGTCATGCTGACGGACGACAGCAGGCACATGATCAATCGTGAATCCCTGGCAAGCATGAAACCGGGCGCGTTGCTGATCAACTGCGGCCGGGGCGGCCTGGTGGATACGGACGCGCTGGTGGAAACGCTTCGGTCGGGGCGTCTGGGCGGCGCGGCCCTGGATGTCTTCGAGGAGGAGCCGCTGCCCGCGGGCAGTCCGCTGCTCGAGATGGAACACGTCGTCCTGACGCCTCACTGCGCGGACATGACGCCCGAAGGTGTGGAACTGCTCAACGAAGGGGCGGTGAACAACGTCATCGCCTTTCTCGAAGGCCGACCGCAGAATGTCGTGAAGATGTAG
- a CDS encoding class I SAM-dependent methyltransferase, with protein sequence MSEYDRTDAGIYDSFSTGLDGDEAFYVEEAVKADGPVLEIGCGTGRITMPIAEAGVPIVGLDQAPAMLEVAHRKIAGLPEETRQRIQIVEGDMRTFSLERRFPLAIIPYRAFLHMMTADDQRRAFTQIREHLADGGKLVFNVFDPSIEIIAAYMKPLGNAICHMGSFTHPETGRRVMVSGTRRYDPAEQTLEEHRFFEEVDDEGRMLAKTTTPVYLRYVHRFEMQYLLERCGFEVGALYGNFRRGPFQHGNEQVWVVRKA encoded by the coding sequence GTGTCGGAATATGACAGGACGGACGCAGGTATATACGACAGCTTTTCGACTGGACTCGACGGCGACGAGGCATTCTACGTGGAGGAAGCCGTCAAGGCGGACGGCCCCGTGCTGGAGATTGGTTGTGGAACCGGCCGGATCACGATGCCGATCGCAGAAGCCGGCGTGCCCATCGTCGGACTCGACCAGGCGCCGGCCATGCTGGAGGTTGCCCACCGCAAGATCGCCGGACTACCGGAGGAAACGAGACAGCGTATCCAGATCGTCGAGGGCGATATGCGGACATTCAGCCTGGAACGGCGCTTCCCGCTGGCCATCATCCCGTACCGCGCGTTTCTGCACATGATGACCGCCGACGACCAGCGCCGGGCCTTTACACAGATACGCGAACATCTGGCGGACGGGGGCAAACTTGTCTTCAACGTGTTCGATCCCAGTATCGAGATCATCGCCGCCTACATGAAACCACTCGGCAATGCGATATGTCACATGGGGTCGTTCACGCATCCCGAAACGGGACGCCGCGTCATGGTATCGGGTACGCGCCGGTACGATCCGGCGGAGCAGACCCTCGAGGAACACCGGTTTTTCGAAGAAGTGGACGACGAGGGCCGGATGCTTGCAAAAACCACTACCCCGGTATATTTACGCTACGTGCACCGATTCGAGATGCAGTACCTCCTCGAACGCTGCGGTTTCGAAGTCGGGGCGCTCTACGGGAACTTCCGCCGCGGACCGTTTCAGCATGGTAACGAGCAGGTATGGGTGGTTAGAAAAGCCTGA
- a CDS encoding class I SAM-dependent methyltransferase gives MSQHPMHEANRRGWDAVSAGWQAEIDARVDWRSIPANIQLVLDDVELKYLGDVSGRSACVLGSGDNLAAFALAAAGARVTSVDISEVQLDIAAGRADELGLAIVFHRADVADLGGLCGPISPESPGGPPDDGFDIVYTGGHVAVWVADLWRYYSEGIRILKPGGLFMVNEYHPFRRLWKHSAGPLKQEYPYFDCGPFTYDRSEELPEGTEPLPSYEFHWTVSEMTRALLEGGCELLAMEEYGDGRQPWEGDAPLENMPTNLVLVGRKKPVAP, from the coding sequence ATGAGTCAACATCCCATGCACGAGGCGAATCGCAGGGGTTGGGACGCCGTTTCCGCCGGATGGCAGGCGGAGATCGACGCCAGAGTGGACTGGCGAAGCATCCCGGCCAATATCCAACTGGTTCTGGACGACGTAGAGTTGAAATACCTCGGAGACGTGTCCGGCCGGTCCGCCTGTGTGCTGGGCAGCGGGGACAACCTTGCCGCCTTCGCCCTGGCCGCCGCCGGGGCCCGGGTCACTTCCGTGGATATCTCAGAGGTCCAACTGGACATCGCCGCCGGAAGAGCCGATGAACTCGGTCTTGCTATCGTCTTTCACCGGGCGGACGTGGCCGATCTGGGCGGACTGTGCGGTCCGATCAGTCCGGAAAGTCCAGGCGGTCCGCCGGATGACGGGTTCGACATCGTGTACACGGGCGGCCACGTCGCCGTATGGGTGGCCGACCTGTGGCGCTACTACAGCGAGGGAATCCGAATTCTCAAACCCGGCGGTCTTTTCATGGTCAACGAGTACCATCCGTTCCGCCGGTTGTGGAAGCATTCGGCCGGTCCGCTTAAGCAGGAATACCCCTACTTCGACTGCGGTCCCTTTACCTATGACCGGTCCGAGGAACTGCCCGAGGGTACGGAGCCGCTCCCCAGCTATGAATTCCACTGGACGGTTTCGGAGATGACCCGCGCGCTGCTTGAAGGGGGATGCGAACTCCTGGCCATGGAGGAGTACGGGGACGGACGCCAGCCCTGGGAGGGCGACGCACCGCTGGAGAACATGCCGACCAACCTGGTCCTGGTGGGGCGGAAGAAACCGGTCGCGCCGTGA
- a CDS encoding rhodanese-like domain-containing protein, with protein MFHRIMQLAVCVAAVVSAPAVTAQEEAEDNTMFWSTTLKMIRAKFPGVAQLSTDSLQTWLDESGQAERPLLLDVRDREEYEVSHLRDAVPAPSREEALKAVEGSSTDRPVVLYCSVGYRSSEMAEFLAKQGFRKVYNLEGSIFAWANEGRPVFRGDEQVQTVHPYDRIWGKLLKKALRAR; from the coding sequence GTGTTTCACCGTATCATGCAACTGGCGGTCTGCGTCGCCGCTGTGGTATCCGCACCTGCCGTCACCGCCCAGGAAGAAGCGGAGGACAACACCATGTTCTGGTCGACGACGCTGAAGATGATCCGTGCAAAATTCCCCGGAGTCGCCCAGCTTTCCACCGACAGCCTCCAGACCTGGCTGGACGAATCCGGGCAAGCGGAGCGCCCCCTGCTCCTCGACGTGCGGGATCGGGAGGAATACGAGGTAAGCCACCTGCGGGACGCCGTCCCGGCTCCATCCAGAGAAGAAGCGCTTAAGGCGGTGGAAGGTTCCTCAACGGACCGCCCGGTCGTGCTCTATTGTTCCGTGGGATACCGCTCCTCGGAAATGGCGGAATTCCTGGCGAAGCAGGGATTCAGGAAGGTCTACAACCTGGAGGGATCGATCTTTGCCTGGGCAAACGAGGGACGTCCGGTGTTTCGCGGGGACGAGCAGGTACAGACGGTCCATCCCTACGACCGGATATGGGGCAAGCTCTTGAAGAAGGCCCTGCGGGCAAGGTAA
- a CDS encoding ATP-binding protein gives MIKRDLAEELTKAARQFPAITLTGPRQSGKTTLCRALFPSHPYATLEATDVRSFARDDPRGFLAQFAGGAIIDEVQRVPDLLSYLQGVIDEEPVPGRWILTGSQNLSLLESVSQSLAGRTAVHHLLPLSRSEVVRFDRYPATLEETLVAGTYPRVFDRGLEPVDWFRSYVATYLERDVRSINNVGNLTTFQRFVELCAGRTAQLVNYSSLANDCGISQPTARAWLSILETTFLVFRLPAFHSNLRKRLVKMPKLHFYDTGLACWLLGIRTPEQLRNHPLRGPIFETWVVSEITKHRLNRGESPRLSFYRDRNGAEVDLIVEQPSHRTLVEAKSGETVSSNPFAGAQRVQRHIARSAGPDSIAVVYGGDQLQHRTPGWLVPWTGLHEADFWKTGS, from the coding sequence ATGATCAAACGAGACCTTGCCGAGGAATTGACGAAAGCGGCACGCCAGTTCCCTGCGATTACGCTTACCGGGCCTCGGCAAAGTGGCAAGACTACACTGTGCCGAGCACTATTTCCAAGTCATCCCTACGCAACCCTCGAAGCGACGGACGTCCGCTCTTTTGCAAGGGATGATCCCCGGGGGTTCCTGGCTCAGTTCGCCGGAGGCGCGATCATCGACGAGGTGCAGCGCGTCCCTGACTTGCTGTCCTATTTGCAGGGTGTTATCGACGAAGAACCAGTGCCCGGCCGCTGGATCCTCACGGGATCGCAGAACCTGTCTTTGCTCGAGTCGGTCAGCCAGTCGCTTGCCGGCAGGACGGCCGTACATCATTTGCTTCCTTTGAGCCGCAGTGAGGTCGTACGTTTCGACCGGTACCCTGCCACGCTCGAAGAGACGCTGGTCGCCGGGACGTACCCCCGGGTTTTCGATCGCGGACTGGAACCGGTGGATTGGTTCAGGTCCTATGTTGCCACATACCTCGAGCGTGATGTGCGGTCCATCAATAACGTAGGTAACCTGACGACGTTTCAACGATTCGTGGAGTTGTGCGCGGGGAGAACGGCGCAACTGGTCAATTACTCGTCACTGGCCAATGACTGCGGCATATCACAACCAACAGCCAGGGCGTGGCTCAGCATACTCGAGACCACTTTTCTCGTGTTCCGCCTGCCGGCATTTCACTCGAATCTGCGAAAGCGACTTGTGAAGATGCCCAAACTGCACTTCTACGATACGGGTCTGGCCTGTTGGCTTCTGGGAATACGTACGCCCGAACAACTGCGGAACCATCCTCTGCGCGGACCGATCTTCGAAACCTGGGTTGTCTCGGAAATCACGAAACACAGGCTCAACCGCGGCGAGTCGCCGAGGCTCAGTTTCTATCGCGACCGCAATGGCGCCGAAGTCGATCTCATCGTCGAACAACCTTCTCATAGAACCCTCGTCGAGGCAAAGTCTGGCGAAACGGTATCATCGAATCCGTTCGCCGGGGCGCAAAGGGTCCAAAGACATATTGCCCGATCAGCCGGCCCGGATTCCATAGCCGTGGTGTACGGCGGCGATCAGCTCCAACATCGTACGCCGGGGTGGCTGGTACCCTGGACCGGGCTTCACGAAGCGGATTTCTGGAAAACGGGGTCCTGA
- a CDS encoding adenylate kinase, whose product MDSGARATFRGVPLGSRIHVTGNSCSGKSTLGRRIASALDVPHVELDALNWEPGWVSLAERAPEELERRISDATSGNAWIVSGSYMGFSRKVFWPRVETVVWLDLPRYRLIWRVLIRSWKRWRSKELLWGTNYERFWPNLKVWNREDSLLWWVVTQQARKRRRMRSLMEDPAWKHITFIRLRSTTEIYAFARESGLADD is encoded by the coding sequence ATGGACAGTGGTGCTCGAGCGACTTTTCGCGGTGTCCCCCTTGGGAGCAGGATCCACGTCACCGGCAACAGTTGTTCCGGTAAAAGCACCCTGGGCCGACGGATTGCCTCCGCGCTTGACGTCCCCCACGTGGAACTGGACGCCCTCAACTGGGAACCTGGATGGGTCAGCCTCGCCGAAAGAGCTCCCGAAGAGCTGGAGCGGCGAATCTCCGACGCGACGTCGGGTAACGCCTGGATAGTCTCCGGCTCCTACATGGGGTTTTCGCGGAAGGTATTCTGGCCCAGGGTGGAAACGGTCGTCTGGCTGGATCTGCCGAGATACCGGCTTATCTGGCGCGTGCTGATTCGGAGCTGGAAACGGTGGCGGTCGAAGGAGTTGCTCTGGGGAACGAACTACGAGCGATTCTGGCCCAACCTCAAGGTATGGAACCGGGAAGATTCGCTCTTGTGGTGGGTCGTCACCCAGCAGGCGAGAAAGCGCAGGCGCATGCGCTCGTTGATGGAGGATCCGGCCTGGAAGCATATCACGTTCATCCGGCTCCGGTCCACGACGGAGATCTACGCGTTTGCAAGGGAGTCGGGACTTGCAGACGATTGA
- a CDS encoding class I SAM-dependent methyltransferase → MPPPSDPTTSHPHESNRRHWDAAAGWWAEKRERDGLWRRCPEEPELGFAGGAFELIGSFIGNVKGKQVCVIGSGDNYASFALAGMKAHVTSTDISERQLETASHRAKQLNLEIDFVQADAMDLEPLGDSTFDLVCSTNGFFVWIADLRVVYEEIFRILKPGGYYVFYDVHPFQRPWKDGTRSVEVGKPYWQPGPFRDEKDGTFEFNWTLGDMLNPVADAGFLLRQILERPAGDENYWEGSSFLSCNDKRLLDWKENPRAALPVWLSAALQKPA, encoded by the coding sequence ATGCCCCCGCCATCCGATCCGACGACTAGTCATCCACACGAATCCAATCGCCGTCACTGGGACGCCGCGGCCGGGTGGTGGGCCGAAAAGCGCGAGCGGGACGGTCTGTGGCGCCGTTGTCCGGAGGAACCCGAACTGGGATTCGCGGGCGGCGCCTTCGAGTTGATCGGCTCCTTTATCGGCAACGTAAAAGGGAAGCAAGTCTGCGTCATTGGCAGTGGGGACAATTATGCCAGCTTCGCCCTCGCAGGCATGAAGGCCCATGTCACTTCCACAGACATTTCCGAGCGTCAACTCGAAACCGCTTCACACAGGGCGAAACAACTGAATCTGGAGATCGACTTCGTCCAGGCGGACGCGATGGACCTTGAGCCGCTTGGTGACAGCACGTTCGACCTGGTCTGCTCGACCAACGGCTTCTTCGTCTGGATCGCGGATCTCCGTGTGGTTTATGAGGAGATCTTTCGCATACTGAAACCGGGTGGATACTACGTCTTCTACGACGTCCATCCGTTTCAGAGGCCCTGGAAAGACGGGACCCGATCGGTCGAAGTCGGCAAGCCTTACTGGCAACCCGGACCTTTTCGAGACGAGAAAGATGGGACGTTTGAATTCAACTGGACCCTCGGCGACATGCTGAACCCGGTTGCCGATGCGGGATTTCTCCTTCGCCAAATCCTGGAACGTCCTGCCGGTGATGAGAATTACTGGGAGGGATCCTCATTTCTGTCTTGCAACGACAAGCGACTTCTTGATTGGAAGGAGAATCCGAGGGCCGCCTTGCCGGTCTGGCTCTCGGCGGCGCTACAGAAACCGGCGTGA
- a CDS encoding GYD domain-containing protein, whose product MAKYMYRTKYTQSGLQGLLKEGGTGRRAALTQTIEGMGGALEGFYYAMGDDDLILIAEIPDEATATAIALNVAAAGALKVSTTVLISPETIDEAVSKGVSYRLPGA is encoded by the coding sequence ATGGCGAAGTACATGTATCGCACCAAGTACACGCAGTCGGGCCTGCAGGGATTGCTGAAGGAAGGCGGCACGGGCAGGCGCGCGGCCCTTACGCAGACGATCGAAGGGATGGGAGGCGCCCTGGAAGGATTCTACTACGCCATGGGGGACGACGATCTCATCCTGATCGCCGAGATTCCCGACGAAGCGACCGCGACGGCGATCGCCCTCAACGTGGCCGCGGCGGGCGCGCTGAAAGTCTCGACCACGGTCCTGATTTCACCGGAAACGATCGACGAAGCGGTAAGCAAGGGCGTATCCTACCGGTTGCCCGGCGCCTGA
- a CDS encoding 4Fe-4S dicluster domain-containing protein, whose product MAKSLRIIPEKCTGCMQCELACSWVQTGMFQPSRSLIRVNIFDEQASYAPYTCFQCDEAWCMTACPVNAISIDADTGAKVVGDANCVGCGLCTIACPFGTVFYNPDTQKAFKCDLCDGNPACAVACPTGAIEYTESESADWLGGWAEKVNESYLASIEGGNAA is encoded by the coding sequence ATGGCTAAATCTCTACGCATCATTCCCGAAAAATGTACCGGGTGCATGCAGTGCGAACTGGCCTGTTCCTGGGTGCAGACGGGCATGTTTCAACCATCCCGGTCGCTGATCCGCGTGAACATATTCGACGAGCAGGCCAGCTACGCGCCGTACACATGCTTCCAGTGCGACGAAGCCTGGTGCATGACGGCCTGCCCCGTGAACGCCATCAGCATCGACGCGGATACCGGCGCCAAGGTCGTGGGCGATGCCAACTGCGTGGGATGCGGGTTGTGTACCATCGCCTGTCCCTTCGGCACGGTGTTCTACAATCCCGATACGCAGAAGGCCTTCAAGTGCGATCTGTGCGACGGCAATCCCGCCTGCGCGGTCGCCTGCCCGACGGGCGCCATCGAGTATACCGAGAGCGAGTCGGCCGACTGGCTGGGCGGCTGGGCCGAGAAGGTCAACGAGTCCTACCTGGCATCCATCGAGGGAGGGAACGCGGCATGA
- a CDS encoding aldehyde ferredoxin oxidoreductase family protein, with product MSNGGWTGTILRVDLTTGRISKESLNMDWAKSFVGGRGLAARYLYEEMDPAADALDPDNKMIFATGPMTGTNASTSSRYMVVTKGALTNAITTSNSGGHWGPELKFAGYDMLIVEGRAPVPSYISICDDDVRICSAEHLWGKTVWETDDIVREESGQHDTVVTCIGPAGENLVRFAAIVNDRHRAAGRSGVGAVMGSKNLKAIAVRGTGGVPIADPQKFMSAMWEMKSKLVEHPVTGEGLAAYGTAVLVNIINESGALPTNNHQVSQLEGADNISGETLADTRLVANKACFGCTIACGRVSQLPGEAQDKFTVTTRPHNWKIAVEGPEYENAWAMGADCGINDLDALIKANAMCNELGMDPISFGATLAAAMELYESGAVSDEQTGMPLNFGSGDALVAMTEKAAYREGFGDELAEGSKRMTAKFNRPEFFMGVRGQEFPAYDARAIQGMGLGYATSNRGACHLKSYTVAPEILGIPEKMDPAVTEGKAEITKIFQDATCTVDASGLCLFLTFGVGLDEIQPQLEAVTGISYTVPELLEVGERVWNIERMWNQRAGFTGKDDTLPKRLLEDPIPDGPTKGEVNRLGEMLPEYYELRGWNAEGEPTQEKLASLGLA from the coding sequence ATGAGCAATGGCGGATGGACAGGCACGATCCTGCGCGTCGATCTGACCACCGGTCGGATCTCCAAAGAGTCCCTCAACATGGACTGGGCCAAGTCCTTCGTGGGCGGGCGCGGTCTCGCGGCCAGGTACCTCTATGAAGAGATGGACCCGGCGGCGGACGCGCTGGACCCGGACAACAAGATGATTTTCGCGACCGGTCCCATGACCGGCACGAACGCCTCGACGAGTTCACGCTACATGGTGGTCACCAAGGGGGCGCTGACGAACGCCATCACCACGTCCAACTCGGGCGGCCACTGGGGACCGGAACTGAAGTTCGCCGGCTACGACATGCTGATCGTGGAAGGCCGGGCGCCGGTTCCGTCCTACATCTCCATCTGCGACGACGACGTCCGGATCTGCTCCGCCGAGCACCTCTGGGGAAAGACGGTATGGGAGACGGATGATATCGTCCGGGAGGAGTCGGGGCAACACGATACGGTCGTTACCTGTATTGGTCCGGCGGGCGAAAACCTCGTGCGTTTCGCCGCCATAGTCAATGACCGGCACCGGGCCGCCGGACGATCCGGCGTCGGCGCGGTCATGGGTTCGAAGAACCTCAAAGCCATTGCCGTACGCGGTACCGGGGGCGTGCCCATCGCCGACCCGCAGAAGTTCATGTCGGCCATGTGGGAGATGAAGAGCAAGCTGGTCGAGCATCCGGTAACGGGTGAGGGTCTGGCCGCATACGGCACCGCGGTGCTGGTCAACATCATCAACGAGAGCGGCGCACTGCCGACGAACAACCACCAGGTCTCGCAACTCGAAGGCGCGGACAACATCAGCGGGGAGACCCTGGCCGATACGCGGCTGGTGGCCAACAAGGCGTGCTTCGGCTGCACGATCGCCTGCGGCAGGGTGTCTCAGCTGCCGGGCGAGGCGCAGGACAAGTTCACCGTGACCACCCGGCCCCACAACTGGAAGATCGCGGTGGAGGGACCGGAGTACGAGAACGCCTGGGCCATGGGTGCCGACTGCGGCATCAACGACCTGGACGCGCTCATCAAGGCGAACGCCATGTGCAACGAACTGGGCATGGACCCGATCTCCTTCGGGGCGACGCTCGCCGCGGCCATGGAACTGTACGAAAGCGGCGCCGTGAGCGATGAGCAGACCGGCATGCCGCTGAACTTCGGGAGCGGTGATGCGCTCGTCGCCATGACGGAAAAGGCGGCTTACCGCGAAGGCTTCGGCGATGAACTGGCCGAGGGCTCCAAGCGCATGACCGCCAAGTTCAACCGGCCCGAGTTCTTCATGGGCGTGCGCGGTCAGGAATTCCCGGCCTACGACGCCCGGGCGATCCAGGGCATGGGTCTGGGTTACGCGACCTCGAACCGGGGCGCCTGCCACCTGAAAAGCTACACGGTCGCCCCCGAGATCCTGGGCATCCCGGAGAAGATGGATCCGGCCGTGACGGAAGGCAAGGCGGAGATCACCAAGATCTTCCAGGACGCCACCTGCACCGTGGACGCGTCGGGCCTCTGCCTGTTCCTCACCTTCGGCGTGGGACTGGACGAAATACAGCCCCAGCTCGAAGCGGTGACCGGCATTTCCTACACCGTGCCCGAACTGCTGGAAGTCGGGGAGCGCGTCTGGAACATCGAACGCATGTGGAACCAGCGGGCCGGCTTCACGGGCAAGGACGACACGCTGCCGAAGCGGCTGCTCGAAGATCCGATCCCCGATGGCCCGACCAAGGGCGAAGTGAACCGGCTCGGCGAGATGCTGCCGGAATACTACGAACTCCGCGGCTGGAACGCGGAAGGCGAACCCACGCAGGAGAAACTGGCGTCGCTGGGACTGGCGTAG